In one Bordetella pertussis 18323 genomic region, the following are encoded:
- a CDS encoding MaoC family dehydratase, which produces MNTATQDGQSAQLYGVDLRPGLASHGSPATITRTENLGFAALTGDSHPIHYDEAFAARTRHGRCVVHGLLLASLGAFGATPLSRRIEDAMVAFVDSQFSFLKPVFIGDTVTSHFEVAQIEHKPARNLSLLRFDMWLTNDAGDTVMQGKHTYLVRMQPDT; this is translated from the coding sequence ATGAACACGGCCACCCAGGACGGGCAATCCGCCCAGCTGTACGGCGTGGACCTGCGTCCCGGGCTGGCCAGCCATGGCTCGCCCGCGACCATCACCCGCACCGAGAACCTCGGCTTCGCCGCGCTCACCGGCGACAGCCATCCCATCCACTACGACGAGGCGTTCGCGGCGCGCACGCGCCATGGACGCTGCGTGGTGCACGGGCTGCTGCTGGCCTCGCTGGGCGCGTTCGGCGCCACGCCGCTGTCGCGCCGGATCGAGGACGCCATGGTCGCCTTCGTCGACAGCCAGTTCTCCTTCCTGAAGCCGGTCTTCATCGGCGATACCGTCACCAGCCATTTCGAGGTGGCGCAGATCGAGCACAAGCCGGCGCGCAACCTGTCGCTGCTGCGCTTCGACATGTGGCTGACCAACGACGCGGGCGACACCGTCATGCAAGGCAAGCACACGTACCTGGTCCGGATGCAACCGGACACCTGA
- a CDS encoding short-chain dehydrogenase/reductase encodes MDLQLAGKRVLITGASKGIGLACALSFAREGATPVLVARDAQALARAADAVREQTGQAAETHAQDLALPGAAQALAARAGAIDILVNNAGAVPGGALDQVEDERWRAGWELKVHGYINLARVYYPRMRAAGAGVIANVIGMAASSPRHDYVCGAAANAALVAFTRALGGEGPRHGVRVFGVNPSRTRTDRVLGLAQQRAQARWNDPDRWQETLSGLPFDRLMEPAEVADVVVFGCSPRAGYLSATVIDLDGGEQYRGAA; translated from the coding sequence ATGGATCTGCAATTGGCGGGCAAGCGCGTATTGATCACCGGCGCTTCCAAGGGCATCGGGCTGGCCTGCGCGCTGTCGTTCGCGCGCGAGGGCGCCACGCCGGTGCTGGTCGCGCGCGACGCGCAGGCGCTGGCGCGCGCGGCCGACGCGGTGCGGGAGCAGACCGGCCAGGCGGCCGAGACCCACGCGCAGGACCTGGCGCTGCCCGGCGCCGCCCAGGCGCTGGCGGCGCGCGCCGGCGCGATCGATATCCTGGTCAACAACGCCGGCGCGGTGCCCGGCGGCGCGCTCGACCAGGTCGAGGACGAGCGTTGGCGCGCCGGCTGGGAGCTCAAGGTCCATGGCTATATCAACCTGGCGCGCGTCTACTATCCGCGCATGCGCGCCGCCGGCGCGGGCGTGATCGCCAACGTGATCGGCATGGCGGCTTCCAGCCCGCGCCACGACTACGTCTGCGGCGCCGCGGCCAACGCGGCGCTGGTGGCGTTCACCCGCGCGCTGGGCGGCGAGGGGCCGCGCCATGGCGTGCGGGTGTTCGGCGTCAACCCGTCGCGCACCCGCACCGACCGCGTGCTGGGCCTGGCGCAGCAGCGCGCCCAGGCGCGCTGGAACGATCCGGACCGCTGGCAGGAGACCCTCAGCGGCCTGCCGTTCGACCGGCTGATGGAGCCGGCCGAAGTGGCCGACGTCGTGGTGTTCGGCTGTTCGCCGCGCGCGGGCTACCTGAGCGCGACGGTGATCGACCTGGACGGCGGCGAGCAGTACCGCGGCGCCGCGTAA
- a CDS encoding polysaccharide deacetylase family protein, with protein sequence MANPRIAHAFPDDRAPCAPPAGGRIMVHLVVNVENWRFDQPMPRTLITPPHGRETVPDVPNFSWVDYGMRAGLARMLQAIGERGLPASTSCNASVIDAYPRAAEAMLRAGWEFIGHGMHQQSLNHGGGEAELIAQCLDKLRAFTGARPRGWLSPGLRETVDTPDILAAAGVEYVCDWVVDDLPNWMRVERGALIQMPYNLELNDSVIYAVEKHSSPEFLLRLERTLALFERECRRWPRVLALGLHPHLMGVPHRYGYFEQMLDLLAGHPDVVFMNGGQIADWFKSQYPAP encoded by the coding sequence ATGGCCAACCCCCGCATTGCCCACGCCTTTCCCGACGACCGCGCGCCGTGCGCGCCGCCGGCCGGCGGGCGCATCATGGTGCACCTGGTCGTCAACGTCGAGAACTGGCGCTTCGACCAGCCCATGCCGCGCACGCTCATCACGCCACCGCATGGCCGCGAGACCGTGCCGGACGTGCCCAACTTCAGCTGGGTCGACTACGGCATGCGCGCCGGCCTGGCGCGCATGCTGCAGGCCATCGGCGAGCGCGGGCTGCCGGCCTCGACCAGCTGCAACGCCAGCGTCATCGACGCCTACCCGCGCGCGGCCGAGGCCATGCTGCGGGCCGGCTGGGAGTTCATCGGCCACGGCATGCACCAGCAGTCGCTCAACCATGGCGGCGGCGAGGCCGAGCTGATCGCGCAATGCCTGGACAAGCTGCGCGCCTTCACCGGTGCGCGCCCGCGCGGCTGGCTCAGCCCGGGCCTGCGCGAAACCGTGGATACGCCCGACATCCTGGCGGCCGCGGGGGTGGAGTACGTGTGCGACTGGGTGGTCGACGACCTGCCCAACTGGATGCGCGTCGAGCGCGGCGCGCTGATCCAGATGCCGTACAACCTGGAGCTGAACGACTCGGTGATCTACGCGGTGGAAAAGCATTCCTCGCCCGAATTCCTGCTGCGTCTGGAGCGCACCCTGGCCCTGTTCGAGCGCGAGTGCCGGCGCTGGCCGCGGGTGCTGGCGCTGGGCCTGCACCCGCACCTGATGGGCGTGCCGCACCGCTACGGCTATTTCGAGCAGATGCTGGACCTGCTGGCCGGCCACCCCGACGTGGTGTTCATGAACGGCGGCCAGATCGCGGATTGGTTCAAGTCCCAGTATCCTGCCCCCTGA
- a CDS encoding branched-chain amino acid ABC transporter permease: MLAKKLLAYAAAALLFGLAYRYLPEYQLYQVSLIAATAIIVLGLVVVCGIAGQISLGQAAFVALGGYGAAILATRLGVPLYAGIPLAAAACALLGYLLGLATLRVSGHYLALATMAVTAIVQLAVINLDDLTGGAAGMPMPPLEIAGHVLDNGASLYLVIVPVFALSYALVRNLMRSRIGRAFGAVRQGEIAAAAMGVNVLHYKASAFAASGFLGALGGGLLGALSSYLDPSQYGITQTVYYLAIAVVGGMASPLGALIGSAIFVFIPEVLQGLQSYLGLVFALLLLAFIMLRPAGLASFIVRPRPAPAALSTAPGEASK; the protein is encoded by the coding sequence ATGCTTGCGAAAAAACTGCTGGCGTACGCCGCGGCCGCGTTGCTGTTCGGCCTGGCCTATCGATACCTGCCCGAGTACCAGCTCTACCAGGTCAGCCTGATCGCCGCCACGGCCATCATCGTGCTGGGCCTGGTCGTGGTGTGCGGCATCGCGGGCCAGATCTCGCTGGGCCAGGCCGCCTTCGTGGCGCTGGGCGGCTATGGCGCCGCCATCCTGGCCACGCGCCTGGGCGTGCCGCTTTACGCCGGCATACCGCTGGCGGCCGCGGCATGCGCGCTGCTGGGCTACCTGCTGGGCCTGGCCACGCTGCGCGTGTCGGGCCACTACCTGGCGCTGGCTACCATGGCGGTGACGGCTATCGTGCAGCTGGCCGTCATCAACCTCGACGACCTGACCGGCGGCGCGGCGGGCATGCCCATGCCGCCGCTGGAGATCGCCGGCCACGTGCTGGACAACGGCGCCTCGCTGTACCTGGTGATCGTGCCGGTGTTCGCGCTGTCGTATGCGCTGGTGCGCAACCTCATGCGCTCGCGCATCGGGCGCGCCTTCGGCGCGGTGCGCCAGGGCGAGATCGCGGCGGCCGCGATGGGCGTGAACGTGCTGCACTACAAGGCCAGCGCGTTTGCCGCCAGCGGGTTCCTCGGCGCGCTGGGCGGCGGGCTGCTGGGCGCGCTGTCGTCCTATCTCGATCCGTCGCAGTACGGCATCACGCAGACGGTGTATTACCTGGCCATCGCGGTGGTGGGCGGCATGGCCAGCCCGCTGGGCGCGCTGATCGGCAGCGCCATCTTCGTGTTCATCCCCGAAGTGCTGCAGGGCCTGCAGTCGTACCTGGGCCTGGTGTTCGCGCTCCTGCTGCTGGCCTTCATCATGCTGCGCCCGGCCGGGCTGGCCAGTTTCATCGTGCGCCCGCGCCCCGCGCCGGCCGCGCTTTCCACCGCGCCCGGGGAGGCGAGCAAATGA
- a CDS encoding acyl-CoA synthetase: MTPEYTAALERFDWRAVRGALGWGEAHAVDLAHAIIDRHRDSGRTALVFIDQQGCESRHSYAELAEQSDRAANLLARLGVRPGDRVAGLLPRGPEILVAMLAAIKIGAIYVPIFTGFKRDAIEYRLGHSGARVVFAHAALRGQLSAVLPGQARCVTVAAGAADTAAGDIDFAAALREAEPRFAAQPREREDIAALIYTSGSTGRPKGGAIAVNFLAAVWPYLTYGADMRADDVVWPTGDPGWGYGFVCYLGALAMGATIVSLAANPTPEVCLDVLARQRVSNFATTPTLLRGVMALGMDAVRARPNAVRAISSCGEPLNGEVVEFFQQAWGRTPMDHFGATEYGLPVGNFNAVAVPAKAGSMGLPFPGYEIAVLDDAGQPLAGAHASGWLAKRRSADRLYWSHYWDDAGATAELERGEWIVTGDLAHRDAEGYYWFDGRAGDMIKSAGYRIGPFEVESALLAHGAVAEAAVVGVPDALRGELVKAYIVLLPGHAASPRLAEEIQLFVKTHCGAHLYPRIVEFVPDLPKTDTGKIQRFALRQRA; this comes from the coding sequence ATGACTCCCGAATACACCGCCGCGCTTGAACGGTTCGACTGGCGCGCGGTACGCGGCGCGCTGGGCTGGGGCGAAGCCCACGCCGTGGACCTGGCGCACGCCATCATCGACCGCCATCGCGACAGCGGGCGCACGGCGCTGGTCTTCATCGACCAGCAGGGCTGCGAGTCGCGCCACTCGTACGCGGAACTGGCCGAGCAAAGCGACCGCGCCGCCAACCTGCTGGCCCGGCTGGGCGTGCGGCCGGGCGACCGCGTGGCGGGCTTGCTGCCGCGCGGCCCGGAAATCCTGGTCGCGATGCTGGCGGCCATCAAGATCGGCGCGATCTACGTACCCATCTTCACCGGTTTCAAGCGCGACGCCATCGAATACCGCCTGGGCCATAGCGGCGCGCGCGTGGTCTTCGCCCACGCGGCGCTGCGCGGCCAGTTGTCGGCCGTGCTGCCGGGCCAGGCGCGCTGCGTGACCGTGGCGGCAGGCGCCGCCGACACGGCCGCGGGCGATATCGATTTCGCCGCGGCGCTGCGCGAGGCCGAGCCGCGCTTCGCGGCGCAGCCGCGCGAGCGCGAGGACATCGCCGCGCTGATCTATACCTCGGGCTCGACCGGCCGGCCCAAGGGCGGCGCCATCGCGGTCAACTTCCTGGCCGCGGTCTGGCCCTACCTGACCTACGGCGCGGACATGCGCGCCGACGACGTGGTCTGGCCCACCGGCGATCCGGGCTGGGGATACGGCTTCGTGTGCTATCTGGGCGCGCTGGCCATGGGGGCGACCATTGTGTCGCTGGCGGCCAATCCGACGCCCGAGGTGTGCCTGGATGTGCTGGCGCGCCAGCGGGTCAGCAACTTCGCGACCACGCCTACCCTGTTGCGCGGCGTGATGGCGCTGGGCATGGACGCCGTGCGCGCGCGGCCCAACGCGGTGCGGGCCATATCCAGCTGCGGCGAGCCGCTCAACGGCGAGGTGGTGGAATTCTTCCAGCAGGCCTGGGGCCGCACGCCGATGGACCATTTCGGCGCCACCGAGTACGGCCTGCCGGTGGGCAACTTCAATGCGGTCGCGGTGCCGGCCAAGGCCGGCTCCATGGGCCTGCCGTTTCCCGGCTACGAGATCGCCGTGCTGGACGACGCCGGCCAGCCGCTGGCCGGCGCGCACGCCAGCGGCTGGCTGGCCAAGCGCCGCAGCGCCGACCGGCTGTACTGGAGCCATTACTGGGACGACGCCGGCGCCACCGCCGAACTGGAGCGCGGCGAGTGGATCGTCACCGGCGACCTGGCGCACCGCGACGCCGAGGGCTACTACTGGTTCGACGGCCGCGCCGGCGACATGATCAAGAGCGCGGGCTATCGCATCGGCCCGTTCGAAGTCGAGAGCGCCCTGCTGGCCCACGGGGCGGTGGCCGAGGCGGCCGTGGTCGGCGTGCCCGACGCCCTGCGCGGCGAACTGGTCAAGGCCTACATCGTGCTGCTGCCCGGCCATGCGGCCAGCCCGCGGCTGGCCGAGGAGATCCAGCTGTTCGTCAAGACCCACTGCGGCGCGCACCTGTACCCGCGCATCGTCGAGTTCGTGCCCGACCTGCCCAAGACCGACACCGGCAAGATCCAGCGCTTCGCGTTGCGCCAGCGCGCCTAG
- a CDS encoding IclR family transcriptional regulator yields MATEKLPPLERYIRMLELLTAFPDGLALSELSAMIELPKASAHRLIKTLQELELAATSSPGSATYVTGPRLRKLAFMSADAQWVVAILRPFLRELTQEMGETAFVARLEGASVRTIAFEAPETPWRGFILPGYEMHPNAAASAKAILAFQDAATLKRALREPFEKLTPQTNLSKERLLEEYAAIRQSGVATCIGEIDEGLAAVAVPIEVGGAAGLYSLGLTGPMNRVMALGVERAAERMMAYAARMASGLSAGLSAESTRAAGLS; encoded by the coding sequence ATGGCTACAGAGAAACTTCCCCCGCTCGAACGCTATATCCGCATGCTGGAACTGCTGACCGCGTTCCCGGACGGCCTGGCGCTGAGCGAACTGTCGGCGATGATCGAGCTGCCCAAGGCCAGCGCGCACCGCCTGATCAAGACCCTGCAGGAACTGGAGCTGGCCGCCACCAGCAGCCCCGGCTCGGCCACCTACGTGACCGGCCCGCGCCTGCGCAAGCTGGCGTTCATGAGCGCCGACGCGCAATGGGTGGTGGCCATCCTGCGGCCCTTCCTGCGCGAGCTGACCCAGGAGATGGGCGAAACCGCTTTCGTGGCGCGGCTCGAAGGCGCCTCGGTGCGCACGATCGCGTTCGAGGCGCCCGAGACGCCCTGGCGCGGCTTCATCCTGCCGGGCTACGAAATGCACCCCAACGCGGCCGCCTCGGCCAAGGCCATCCTGGCCTTCCAGGACGCCGCCACGCTCAAGCGCGCCTTGCGCGAGCCGTTCGAGAAGCTGACGCCGCAGACCAATCTGTCCAAGGAGCGCTTGCTGGAGGAATACGCGGCGATCCGCCAGTCGGGCGTGGCGACGTGCATCGGCGAAATCGACGAAGGGCTGGCGGCCGTGGCCGTGCCCATCGAGGTGGGCGGCGCGGCCGGGCTGTACAGCCTGGGCCTGACCGGCCCGATGAACCGGGTCATGGCGCTGGGCGTGGAACGCGCCGCCGAGCGCATGATGGCCTACGCGGCGCGCATGGCCAGCGGCCTGTCGGCCGGCTTGTCGGCCGAAAGCACGCGCGCCGCCGGCCTGTCCTGA
- a CDS encoding RidA family protein, translated as MSRIEAIVPYPWHPGYTYSPAVRIGNTVYLSGTTATDEQGNLVGPGDIEAQTRQIYRKFDLIMRSVGGSLRDIVETTDYVLSLDEYRKTARVRREVFGDPWPAATGVVVAGLIRPDALIEIKAIGVLPSC; from the coding sequence ATGTCCAGAATCGAAGCCATCGTTCCCTATCCCTGGCATCCCGGCTACACGTACTCGCCGGCGGTGCGCATCGGCAATACCGTCTACCTGTCGGGCACCACCGCGACCGACGAGCAGGGCAACCTGGTCGGCCCGGGCGACATCGAAGCCCAGACCCGGCAGATCTACCGCAAGTTCGACCTCATCATGCGCAGCGTGGGCGGGTCGCTGCGCGACATCGTCGAGACCACCGACTACGTGCTGTCGCTGGACGAGTACCGCAAGACCGCGCGCGTGCGCCGCGAAGTGTTCGGCGATCCCTGGCCGGCGGCCACCGGCGTCGTGGTGGCCGGCCTCATCCGCCCCGACGCGCTGATCGAGATCAAGGCCATCGGAGTGCTGCCATCATGTTGA
- a CDS encoding ABC transporter substrate-binding protein, whose protein sequence is MLPTSLMRRLALVALPLALAAGMAPTAAEPGVTADSLKIGILGSLTGPFAIFGSGNLAGATLAFEQANAAGGIHGRKLEWLSLDDESSPPKGIAAYKRLVGPEQVFAVFGPSASAVGQAMVQTFKTSTTPTFISVFSTPIVTDPPLPNVFRTGPMNDREQGVAIANYALDHLKAKRVALIRQSDEYGKSGGESVLQRLKARGAEPVALEVFNVYDTDFNAQLTKIAAARPDVLVVYGYPNPSAIITRQARQLGVQGVVLGSNSAGSRKYPEIVGKAAAGTQNIMTLEILPESSSTPQAQAFREAFVARFPDLARQGRPDLGGALGYGGALAFLEGIKRAGAQPTQQGLVKALESLQGFRCPPPSVPAYARATAPRASWRSATICRAASCPSWSASMA, encoded by the coding sequence ATGCTTCCCACTTCCCTCATGCGCCGCCTGGCGCTCGTCGCCCTGCCGCTGGCCCTGGCGGCCGGCATGGCGCCCACCGCCGCCGAACCCGGCGTGACTGCCGACAGCCTCAAGATCGGCATCCTGGGCAGCCTGACCGGCCCGTTCGCCATCTTCGGCTCGGGCAACCTGGCCGGCGCCACGCTGGCCTTCGAGCAGGCCAACGCCGCCGGCGGCATCCACGGCCGCAAGCTGGAGTGGCTGTCGCTGGACGACGAGTCCTCGCCGCCCAAGGGCATCGCGGCCTACAAGCGGCTGGTCGGCCCCGAGCAGGTGTTCGCCGTGTTCGGCCCGTCGGCCAGCGCCGTGGGCCAGGCCATGGTGCAGACCTTCAAGACCTCGACCACGCCGACGTTCATCTCGGTGTTCTCCACGCCCATCGTCACCGACCCGCCGCTGCCCAATGTGTTTCGCACCGGGCCGATGAACGACCGCGAGCAGGGCGTGGCCATCGCCAACTACGCGCTCGACCACCTCAAGGCCAAGCGCGTGGCGCTGATCCGCCAGTCGGACGAGTACGGCAAGAGCGGCGGCGAAAGCGTGCTGCAGCGCCTGAAGGCGCGCGGCGCCGAGCCCGTGGCGCTGGAAGTGTTCAACGTGTACGACACCGACTTCAACGCGCAGCTGACCAAGATCGCCGCGGCCAGGCCCGATGTGCTGGTGGTGTACGGCTATCCCAACCCCTCGGCCATCATCACGCGCCAGGCGCGCCAGCTGGGCGTGCAGGGCGTCGTCCTGGGCTCGAACTCGGCCGGCAGCCGCAAGTATCCGGAGATCGTCGGCAAGGCCGCGGCCGGCACGCAGAACATCATGACGCTGGAGATCCTGCCCGAGTCGTCCAGCACGCCGCAGGCGCAGGCCTTCCGCGAGGCGTTCGTGGCGCGCTTCCCGGACCTGGCGCGCCAGGGGCGTCCGGACCTGGGCGGCGCGCTCGGCTACGGCGGCGCGCTGGCGTTCCTGGAAGGCATCAAGCGCGCCGGCGCGCAGCCCACGCAGCAGGGCCTGGTCAAGGCGCTGGAGTCGCTGCAGGGCTTCCGCTGCCCACCACCTTCGGTCCCGGCGTACGCGAGGGCAACCGCGCCACGCGCATCGTGGAGGTCGGCGACGATCTGTCGCGCAGCATCCTGCCCATCGTGGTCAGCGTCGATGGCGTGA
- a CDS encoding branched-chain amino acid ABC transporter permease, whose translation MLMQILIGSLTAGAVYALVALGFVLIYKGTGVVHFGYGEQLTFGAYMALIGQSLLGLPFGLALLFALAASALLGWLIFGLFAGPLRHATLWTRIIATLAIGIALREGLRAYMGPTAWPFPFLLSQQAFEVGGIYLVPAILAIAGIAVLILAALFLERTLRGKAILSACENRTGASLVGIRVSRVYLTIWILASLLAAVAGILIASQLTLSPDMGIIAIKGFTAAVIGGFASLPGAVLGGLLLGVLEGLAGAYVSSAMKDVISYAVLILVMLLMPHGLFGKLIVKKV comes from the coding sequence ATGTTGATGCAAATCCTGATCGGCTCGCTCACGGCCGGCGCGGTCTACGCGCTGGTCGCGCTCGGGTTCGTGCTGATCTACAAGGGCACCGGCGTGGTGCACTTCGGCTACGGCGAGCAACTGACCTTCGGCGCCTACATGGCGCTGATCGGCCAGTCGCTGCTGGGGCTGCCGTTCGGCCTGGCGCTGCTGTTCGCGCTGGCGGCCTCGGCGCTGCTGGGCTGGCTGATCTTCGGCCTGTTCGCCGGGCCGCTGCGCCACGCCACGCTGTGGACCCGCATCATCGCCACCCTGGCCATCGGCATCGCGCTGCGCGAGGGGCTGCGAGCCTACATGGGGCCGACCGCCTGGCCGTTCCCGTTCCTGCTGTCGCAGCAGGCCTTCGAGGTGGGCGGCATCTACCTGGTGCCCGCCATCCTCGCGATCGCCGGCATCGCGGTGCTCATCCTGGCGGCCCTGTTCCTGGAGCGCACCCTGCGCGGCAAGGCGATCCTGTCGGCGTGCGAGAACCGCACAGGCGCCAGCCTGGTCGGCATCCGCGTCTCGCGCGTGTACCTGACCATCTGGATCCTGGCCTCGCTGCTGGCGGCGGTGGCCGGCATCCTGATCGCGTCGCAGCTCACGCTCTCGCCCGACATGGGCATCATCGCCATCAAGGGCTTCACGGCGGCGGTCATCGGCGGCTTTGCCAGCCTGCCCGGCGCGGTGCTGGGCGGGCTGCTGCTGGGCGTGCTCGAAGGCCTGGCCGGCGCGTACGTGTCCAGCGCCATGAAGGACGTCATCAGCTACGCCGTGCTCATCCTGGTGATGCTGCTGATGCCGCACGGGCTGTTTGGAAAACTCATCGTCAAAAAGGTGTAG